The genome window GAAGCGCCGCACGGAGTCGCGGGGTGCGCACTACCGCACCGATTACCCCGAGAAACGCGACGAGTGGCGCAAGAACGTCCTCGCCCGCCGTGGCGACACGGGGATAGCACTGTGGGACCGTGCGGCCGGTCTGCCGAGCGAGGAGGTGCAGGAGGCGATCGACGAGGGTCACGAACTGGAGTACCACCACCTGGAGTAGTCGGAGTCGCCTCCGACAGTACGGCCGTCGGTGAGTCGCGCCGATGCTCGCCCCTCCTTCGACGCTCCACCACCCGTTTCACCCGTCGTGACCGGCGCTACCACACCGCGTTGCTTCCCCCTTCGCTGACCTTAATCCGTTCCGTCGCCGACGACCGACAATGACTGCCGCCATCGAAGTTCGCGATTTGCGGAAGCGGTACGAAGGGGTACAGGCGCTCGACGGGGTGTCGCTCACCGTGCCCGAGGGCTCGTTTTTCGGTCTCCTGGGTCCCAACGGCGCGGGGAAGACGACGTTCATCTCGATTCTCGTCGGTCTCGTCCGCAAGAGCGGCGGGACCGCGGAGGTGTTCGGCCACGACGTCGAAGACGACTACCGCGAGGCGCGCGACGCCATCGGCCTCGCCCCGCAGGAGTTCAACGTCGACCGGTTCTTCCCCATCCGCGAGGTGCTGGAGCACAAAGCCGGCTACCACGGCATCCCGGCCGAGGAAGCCCGAGAGCGCGCCGACGAGGTGCTCAAGCGCGTCGGCATCTACGAGAAGCGCGACACGCGCTTCGACTGGCTCTCCGGCGGGATGAAGCGCCGGTTCGTCCTCGCGCGGGCGCTCATCACCGACCCCGACTTGCTCATCCTCGACGAACCCACCGCGGGCGTCGACGTGCAGCTCCGCCACGACCTCTGGGAGCTCATCACCGAACTCAACGACCAGGGGACGACGATTCTGCTCACGACCCACTACATCGAGGAGGCCGAGCGCCTCTGCGACGAGGTCGCGATTCTGGACTCCGGTCGCATCGTCGCCGTCGACAGCCCCGAGGACCTGATGGACCGCGGCGCCGACCGCATCGAGATACAGTTGCGAAACCCACCCGCGGAGGCTCCGTCGCTCGCGGCGGGCGAGGGCAACGTCGAGAGCGTCGAACTCGAAGACAACCGCCTCGTCGTCACCGCCAGACAGGGCGGGTTGGTCGCGCCAGACGTCGTCCGCGAACTCGACCGCGAGGGCTTCGAAATCGTCGACCTCGAAATCTCGCGCACCTCGCTCGAAGAGGTGTTCGTCGAGATGACGCGCGGCGAGGAGACCGTCGGCGACGAGGGCGGCGACGAGAGCGAGGCCGAGAGAGCGACCGCGGCAGCGCCCGGCGCGGGAGGTGACCGCTGATGGCGGTGTTCCCGACCGGCTTCAAGACGCTGACGCGCCGCGAGATTCTCCGGTTCGTCCGCCGCCCGCGCAACACGTTCGTCCCGCCGCTCATCACC of Haloprofundus halophilus contains these proteins:
- a CDS encoding ABC transporter ATP-binding protein encodes the protein MTAAIEVRDLRKRYEGVQALDGVSLTVPEGSFFGLLGPNGAGKTTFISILVGLVRKSGGTAEVFGHDVEDDYREARDAIGLAPQEFNVDRFFPIREVLEHKAGYHGIPAEEARERADEVLKRVGIYEKRDTRFDWLSGGMKRRFVLARALITDPDLLILDEPTAGVDVQLRHDLWELITELNDQGTTILLTTHYIEEAERLCDEVAILDSGRIVAVDSPEDLMDRGADRIEIQLRNPPAEAPSLAAGEGNVESVELEDNRLVVTARQGGLVAPDVVRELDREGFEIVDLEISRTSLEEVFVEMTRGEETVGDEGGDESEAERATAAAPGAGGDR